A genomic segment from Brevundimonas sp. SORGH_AS_0993 encodes:
- a CDS encoding shikimate dehydrogenase, with amino-acid sequence MIGHRISGAAVVAGIAGQPVAHSLSPIIHNAWLAAGGIDGVYAPFAPRNAAGFQTLVAAGRAGLVQGLNVTAPFKEQAFALADDATAAARLTASANILTFEDGRVRADSSDGIGLMRGLKEQAPELALNGRAVIMLGAGGAARAAAGALVEAGAEVRIVNRSLERAEALAADLGPSVRVMPASAAFDGAALIINALSVQPDVDFDRIAPGTVVMDMTYKPLWTPFLMAARARGLKTVDGLSMLIGQAAPSFEALFRRPPPPLDLRTLLLAHLGEAPA; translated from the coding sequence ATGATCGGACATCGCATCTCCGGGGCGGCGGTCGTCGCCGGTATCGCCGGCCAGCCGGTCGCCCATTCGCTGAGCCCGATCATCCACAACGCCTGGCTGGCGGCGGGCGGGATCGACGGCGTCTATGCCCCCTTTGCGCCGCGGAACGCGGCGGGGTTCCAGACCCTGGTGGCGGCCGGCCGCGCAGGTCTGGTGCAGGGACTGAACGTCACCGCTCCGTTCAAGGAACAGGCGTTCGCCCTGGCCGACGACGCGACGGCGGCGGCGCGGCTGACGGCCTCGGCCAACATTCTGACGTTCGAGGACGGACGGGTGCGGGCCGACAGTTCCGACGGTATCGGCCTGATGCGCGGCCTGAAGGAACAGGCGCCGGAACTGGCGCTGAACGGACGGGCGGTGATCATGCTGGGCGCCGGCGGCGCGGCGCGGGCCGCGGCGGGCGCCCTGGTCGAGGCCGGCGCAGAGGTGCGGATCGTCAACCGCTCGCTGGAACGGGCCGAGGCTCTGGCCGCCGACCTGGGGCCGTCGGTGCGGGTCATGCCGGCCAGCGCGGCGTTCGACGGCGCGGCCCTGATCATCAACGCGCTGAGTGTCCAGCCTGATGTGGATTTCGACCGGATCGCGCCCGGAACGGTCGTGATGGACATGACCTACAAGCCTTTGTGGACGCCCTTCCTGATGGCGGCGCGGGCGCGGGGTCTGAAGACGGTGGACGGCCTGTCGATGCTGATCGGCCAGGCGGCGCCCTCGTTCGAGGCCCTGTTCCGTCGCCCGCCGCCGCCGCTGGACCTCAGGACCCTGCTGCTGGCGCATCTGGGCGAGGCGCCGGCGTGA
- the hemH gene encoding ferrochelatase, with amino-acid sequence MTGAKPGRRIAVVLFNLGGPDDQASVKPFLFNLFNDPAIIGLPGIVRTPLARLISSRREAGAQANYALMGGGSPLLSETRRQAEALEAVLNGRLDADTVRVFIAMRYWSPLTEETAADVAAFGPDEVVLLPLYPQFSTTTTQSSFRAWAAAYAGPGVSRAVCCYPAATGWIEAQAQAIGEKLDEAAGRPVRVLFSAHGIPEKLVTAKGDPYQEQIETTVSAVVAAIEARRGPIDHAICYQSRVGPMKWLGPSTPDAIEQAAKDGVGVVITPIAFVSEHIETLVELDIEYGELAHEKGASPYLRAPAVGIEPLFIEALADAARDALSRTGVAPFGLGCKAGWKACPHRHAKDAA; translated from the coding sequence ATGACGGGAGCGAAGCCAGGGCGTCGCATCGCGGTGGTGCTGTTCAATCTGGGCGGACCGGACGACCAGGCTTCGGTCAAACCCTTCCTGTTCAACCTGTTCAACGATCCGGCCATCATCGGCCTTCCCGGGATCGTGCGCACGCCGTTGGCGCGACTGATCTCCAGCAGGCGCGAGGCCGGCGCCCAGGCGAACTACGCCCTGATGGGCGGGGGATCGCCCCTGCTGTCCGAAACCCGTCGCCAGGCCGAAGCTCTGGAAGCCGTGCTGAACGGCCGCCTGGACGCCGATACGGTGCGGGTCTTCATCGCCATGCGCTACTGGAGCCCCCTGACCGAGGAGACGGCCGCCGATGTGGCGGCCTTCGGGCCGGACGAGGTGGTGCTGTTGCCGCTTTACCCTCAGTTCTCGACCACCACGACCCAGTCTTCGTTCAGGGCCTGGGCCGCCGCCTACGCCGGGCCGGGCGTCAGCCGCGCCGTCTGCTGCTATCCGGCCGCGACCGGCTGGATCGAGGCCCAGGCCCAGGCCATAGGCGAAAAGCTGGACGAGGCGGCCGGTCGGCCCGTGCGGGTGCTGTTCTCGGCCCACGGCATCCCCGAGAAGCTGGTGACGGCGAAGGGCGATCCCTATCAGGAACAGATAGAAACCACGGTCTCCGCCGTGGTCGCCGCCATCGAGGCCCGGCGCGGCCCCATCGACCACGCCATCTGCTATCAGAGCCGGGTGGGACCGATGAAATGGCTAGGCCCCTCGACGCCGGACGCCATCGAACAGGCGGCCAAGGACGGGGTGGGCGTCGTCATCACCCCCATCGCCTTTGTCTCCGAACATATCGAGACCCTGGTGGAGTTGGACATCGAATACGGCGAACTGGCCCATGAAAAGGGGGCCAGTCCCTATCTGCGGGCGCCGGCGGTGGGGATCGAACCGTTGTTCATCGAGGCTCTGGCCGACGCGGCCCGCGATGCTCTGTCCCGCACCGGGGTCGCCCCGTTCGGTCTGGGCTGCAAGGCGGGCTGGAAGGCCTGTCCCCATCGTCACGCAAAGGATGCGGCATGA
- the coaE gene encoding dephospho-CoA kinase (Dephospho-CoA kinase (CoaE) performs the final step in coenzyme A biosynthesis.), whose protein sequence is MIVLGLTGSIGMGKSTTTALFADLGAVIWNADAAVHRLYAPGGAAVAPVGQAFPGVVVDGAVDRTRLAQVLGRDETAFRRLENIVHPLVAQGRRADLEAARRAGVRLAVLDIPLLFETGGDRAVDAVVVVTAEAAVQAERVLARPGMTRERFEAILARQTPDAEKRARADFIVDTGKGLEAARAQVEAIVATVLDPDWAPRRSRRSIPD, encoded by the coding sequence GTGATCGTCCTGGGCCTGACCGGCTCCATCGGCATGGGCAAGTCCACGACGACGGCTCTGTTCGCCGATCTGGGCGCCGTGATCTGGAACGCCGACGCCGCCGTGCATCGGCTGTACGCCCCCGGCGGGGCGGCGGTCGCCCCGGTGGGCCAGGCCTTTCCGGGCGTGGTGGTGGACGGGGCGGTGGACCGCACACGCCTGGCCCAGGTCCTGGGCCGCGACGAAACCGCCTTTCGCCGGCTGGAGAACATCGTCCATCCGCTGGTCGCCCAGGGACGGCGGGCCGATCTGGAGGCGGCGCGGCGGGCCGGGGTGCGTCTGGCGGTGCTGGACATCCCCCTGCTGTTCGAGACGGGCGGAGACCGGGCGGTGGACGCCGTCGTGGTTGTGACGGCCGAGGCGGCGGTTCAGGCCGAGCGCGTCCTGGCCCGTCCAGGCATGACGCGCGAACGGTTCGAGGCCATTCTGGCGCGCCAGACGCCCGACGCCGAAAAACGCGCGCGGGCCGACTTCATCGTCGACACCGGAAAGGGACTGGAAGCCGCCCGCGCCCAGGTCGAGGCCATTGTGGCCACGGTGCTGGACCCGGACTGGGCGCCGCGCCGATCCAGGCGATCCATCCCCGACTGA
- a CDS encoding pyruvate, water dikinase regulatory protein, with protein sequence MSPARPLRLATYFHVHLVSDSTGETLNAMAKAVTARFDGVIPIEHIYALVRSTKQMERVLEEVASAPGVVLHTLVDRDLREQLEEGCRRLDMPQIGALDPLVGAMSRYLGAALSSRVGAQHALDHDYFNRIAALDFAMAYDDGQGTLEQLEGADVVLCGVSRTSKTPTCIYLAHRGIRAANVPLVPGQEDGERLTQLKNPLVIGLTVSPDRLVQIRRNRIETLNANQGSSYTDQDAVREETIKARRAFERRGWPTIDVTRRSVEETAAAITNLLSEHRNQKIGTTW encoded by the coding sequence ATGAGCCCTGCCCGACCGCTTCGCCTGGCGACCTATTTCCATGTGCATCTGGTGTCGGACTCGACCGGCGAGACGTTGAACGCCATGGCCAAGGCCGTCACGGCCCGGTTCGACGGCGTCATTCCCATCGAACACATCTACGCCCTGGTCCGCTCGACCAAACAGATGGAGCGGGTGCTGGAGGAGGTGGCCTCGGCGCCGGGCGTGGTGCTGCACACCCTGGTGGACCGGGATCTGCGCGAACAGCTGGAAGAGGGCTGTCGACGGCTGGACATGCCGCAGATCGGGGCGCTGGACCCGCTGGTCGGGGCCATGTCGCGCTATCTGGGGGCGGCTCTGTCGTCGCGCGTCGGCGCCCAGCACGCTCTGGACCACGACTATTTCAACCGGATCGCGGCCCTGGACTTCGCCATGGCCTATGACGACGGCCAAGGCACGCTGGAACAGCTGGAAGGCGCCGACGTCGTGCTGTGCGGGGTCAGCCGCACCTCCAAGACCCCGACCTGCATCTATCTGGCGCACCGAGGCATCCGGGCGGCCAATGTGCCCCTGGTGCCGGGCCAGGAGGACGGCGAGCGCCTGACCCAGTTGAAGAACCCGCTGGTGATCGGCCTGACCGTCTCGCCCGACCGGCTGGTCCAGATTCGCCGCAACCGGATCGAGACCCTGAACGCCAACCAGGGCTCCAGCTACACCGATCAGGACGCCGTGCGCGAAGAGACGATCAAGGCGCGCCGAGCCTTCGAACGGCGGGGCTGGCCGACCATCGACGTGACTCGCCGCTCGGTCGAGGAGACGGCGGCCGCCATCACCAACCTGCTCAGCGAGCACAGAAACCAGAAGATCGGGACGACGTGGTGA
- the rho gene encoding transcription termination factor Rho — MTDVRDTDTDSPEVEALEPAHHGAAHEPGEAAGADSGVDTTAEDEEDGEPVVPNGRITLAELNEKTPADLVAFAEQLEVENASNLRKQDLLFAILKALSDEEVEIIADGVLEILPDGFGFLRSSDANYLPGPDDIYVSPSQIRRFGLRSGDTVHGAVRGPREGERYFALLKVDTINLEDPELVKTKVLFDNLTPLYPEERLHMEIQDPTLKDRSGRVIDIVAPLGKGQRCLIVAPPRVGKTVMLQNIAKSIEKNHPEVFLIVLLIDERPEEVTDMQRTVKGEVVASTFDEPATRHVAVAEMVIEKAKRLVEHKKDVVILLDSITRLGRAYNATVPSSGKVLTGGVDANALQRPKRFFGAARNVEQGGSLTIIATALIDTGSRMDEVIFEEFKGTGNSEIVLDRKVADKRIFPAIDVLKSGTRKEDLITPKDQLAKTYVLRRILNPMGPQDAIEFLLDKLRQSKNNADFFQSMNT, encoded by the coding sequence ATGACCGACGTCCGCGACACCGACACCGATTCCCCCGAGGTCGAAGCCCTCGAACCCGCCCATCACGGCGCCGCCCATGAGCCGGGCGAGGCCGCCGGCGCCGATTCCGGCGTGGACACGACGGCCGAGGACGAAGAGGACGGCGAACCCGTCGTTCCCAACGGCCGCATCACCTTGGCGGAGCTGAACGAGAAGACGCCGGCCGATCTCGTGGCCTTCGCCGAACAGCTGGAGGTCGAGAACGCCTCGAATCTGCGCAAGCAGGATCTGCTGTTCGCCATCCTCAAGGCTCTGTCGGACGAGGAAGTCGAGATCATCGCCGACGGCGTGCTGGAAATCCTGCCCGACGGTTTCGGCTTCCTGCGCAGTTCCGACGCCAACTATCTTCCGGGGCCGGACGATATCTATGTGTCGCCGTCCCAGATTCGCCGCTTCGGCCTGCGGTCGGGCGACACCGTCCACGGCGCCGTGCGCGGCCCGCGCGAGGGCGAACGCTACTTCGCCCTGCTGAAGGTCGACACGATCAATCTGGAAGACCCGGAACTGGTCAAGACCAAGGTCCTGTTCGACAACCTGACGCCCCTCTATCCCGAGGAGCGGCTGCACATGGAAATCCAGGACCCGACCCTGAAGGACCGATCGGGCCGGGTCATCGACATCGTCGCCCCGCTGGGCAAGGGTCAGCGCTGCCTGATCGTGGCCCCGCCGCGCGTCGGCAAGACGGTGATGCTGCAGAACATCGCCAAGTCGATCGAGAAGAACCACCCCGAGGTCTTCCTGATCGTCCTCCTGATCGACGAGCGCCCGGAAGAAGTCACCGACATGCAGCGCACGGTGAAGGGCGAGGTCGTGGCTTCCACCTTCGACGAGCCCGCCACGCGCCACGTCGCCGTCGCCGAAATGGTGATCGAAAAGGCCAAGCGTCTGGTCGAGCACAAGAAGGACGTGGTGATCCTGCTGGACTCCATCACCCGCCTGGGCCGCGCCTATAACGCCACCGTCCCGTCGTCGGGCAAGGTGCTGACGGGCGGCGTCGACGCCAACGCCCTGCAGCGGCCCAAGCGCTTCTTCGGCGCCGCGCGCAATGTGGAGCAGGGCGGTTCGCTGACCATCATCGCCACGGCCCTGATCGACACCGGCAGCCGCATGGACGAGGTGATCTTCGAAGAGTTCAAGGGCACCGGCAACTCGGAAATCGTGCTGGACCGCAAGGTGGCGGACAAGCGCATCTTCCCCGCCATCGACGTGCTGAAGTCCGGCACCCGCAAGGAAGATCTGATCACGCCCAAGGATCAGCTGGCCAAGACCTATGTTCTGCGCCGCATCCTGAACCCCATGGGGCCGCAGGACGCGATCGAGTTCCTGCTCGACAAGTTGCGTCAGTCCAAGAACAACGCCGACTTCTTCCAGTCCATGAACACCTGA
- the hemE gene encoding uroporphyrinogen decarboxylase, whose translation MTDLDAIQTPTAQPVPRIIRALAGETLDRPPVWFMRQAGRYLPEYRRLRAEAPDFVAFCLNPEMAAEATLQPMRRFGFDAAIVFADILLIPRALGQDVWFEAGEGPRLGEMPIPGRMAERAPAAGEHLAAVGQTLSLVRAALEPERALIGFAGAPWTVATYMLDGEHRTIGKGERAQARTYAYADPRRVDETLEVLVEATARYLKMQADAGAQVLKIFESWAEGLPDDLFERLVLKPHQALVQRVRDLGVTVPLIGFPRGSAALAERYAEQVAVDAVALDTACPLEVGRRVQQIKPIQGALDPLLLRAGGELLDHRVDQLMDAWGQGPWIFNLGHGILPDVPIDHVERVLKRIGAQ comes from the coding sequence ATGACCGATCTCGACGCGATCCAGACCCCGACGGCCCAGCCGGTCCCCCGGATCATCCGCGCCCTGGCCGGCGAGACCTTGGATCGGCCCCCCGTCTGGTTCATGCGCCAGGCTGGACGGTATTTGCCCGAATATCGACGCCTGCGGGCCGAGGCGCCGGATTTCGTCGCCTTCTGTCTGAACCCCGAAATGGCCGCCGAGGCGACGCTTCAGCCCATGCGCCGGTTCGGTTTCGACGCGGCCATCGTTTTCGCCGACATTCTTCTGATCCCCCGCGCCCTGGGCCAGGACGTGTGGTTCGAGGCGGGCGAGGGGCCGCGGCTGGGCGAAATGCCGATCCCGGGCCGTATGGCCGAGCGGGCCCCGGCGGCGGGCGAGCATCTGGCGGCCGTGGGTCAGACCCTGTCCCTGGTGCGCGCGGCCCTGGAGCCGGAGCGGGCCCTGATCGGGTTCGCAGGCGCGCCCTGGACGGTGGCGACCTATATGTTGGACGGCGAACACCGCACCATCGGCAAGGGCGAACGCGCCCAGGCGCGCACCTACGCCTATGCCGACCCTAGGCGCGTGGACGAGACGCTGGAGGTCCTGGTCGAGGCCACGGCCCGCTATCTGAAGATGCAGGCCGACGCCGGCGCCCAGGTTCTGAAGATATTCGAGAGCTGGGCCGAGGGCCTGCCGGACGACCTGTTCGAACGCCTTGTCCTGAAACCACACCAGGCCCTGGTCCAGCGCGTGCGCGACTTGGGCGTCACCGTCCCGCTGATCGGCTTTCCGCGCGGTTCGGCCGCACTTGCCGAACGATACGCCGAACAGGTGGCCGTCGACGCCGTCGCCCTGGACACGGCCTGTCCGCTTGAGGTCGGTCGGCGCGTGCAGCAGATCAAGCCGATCCAGGGCGCGCTGGACCCCCTGCTTCTGCGCGCGGGCGGCGAACTGCTGGACCACCGGGTCGATCAGCTGATGGACGCCTGGGGCCAGGGGCCGTGGATCTTCAATCTGGGCCACGGCATCCTGCCGGACGTGCCGATCGACCATGTCGAACGGGTTCTGAAACGGATCGGCGCCCAATGA
- a CDS encoding nucleoside triphosphate pyrophosphatase has protein sequence MSEIALGAGPGALILASKSAARRAMLENACVPFAVRVAGVDEAAIKAESGDLDAAALAVRLAEAKAVAVSRDDETAWVLGSDQTLAFENRLISKAPTLETARERLRAMRGKTHHLHSGAALATKGQVVWSGVDTVRMRMRDFSDAFLDAYLEAEGEALLACVGSYRLEGMGSQLFEAVDGDYFTVLGLPLWPVLAELRRTGVLTA, from the coding sequence GTGAGCGAGATCGCTTTGGGGGCTGGACCCGGCGCCCTGATCCTGGCGTCCAAGAGCGCCGCGCGTCGGGCCATGCTGGAGAACGCCTGCGTGCCTTTCGCGGTGCGCGTGGCCGGGGTGGACGAGGCGGCGATCAAGGCGGAGTCGGGCGATCTGGACGCCGCGGCCCTGGCGGTGCGTCTAGCCGAGGCCAAGGCTGTGGCCGTGTCGCGCGACGACGAGACGGCCTGGGTCCTGGGATCGGATCAGACCTTGGCCTTCGAGAACCGCCTGATCTCCAAGGCGCCGACACTGGAGACGGCGCGCGAGCGGCTGAGGGCGATGCGCGGCAAGACGCACCATCTGCATTCCGGCGCGGCCTTGGCGACCAAGGGCCAGGTGGTCTGGTCCGGCGTCGATACGGTGCGGATGCGGATGCGCGACTTTTCCGACGCCTTTCTGGACGCTTATCTTGAAGCCGAGGGCGAGGCCCTGCTGGCCTGCGTCGGGTCCTATCGGCTGGAAGGGATGGGATCTCAGCTGTTCGAGGCGGTGGACGGAGACTATTTCACTGTTCTGGGTCTGCCCTTGTGGCCCGTCCTGGCGGAACTGCGCCGCACAGGAGTTCTGACGGCATGA
- a CDS encoding CopD family protein — protein sequence MNAYDTARGLHILAVIAWMAGLLFLPRLYAYDAEQNAKPEPLRGEMQALLRQWQTRLLRIILNPAMILAWGFGLWLIHLDVAARGVGFLAEPWMIAKLTGVVLLSGWHGFLAAQRRKIAAGASKYSGKFWRMTNEIPFLLAIVMVLSVTTEWTFR from the coding sequence ATGAACGCCTATGACACCGCGCGCGGCCTGCACATTCTGGCGGTGATCGCCTGGATGGCCGGTCTGTTGTTCCTGCCGCGCCTTTACGCCTATGACGCCGAGCAGAACGCCAAGCCCGAGCCCTTGCGCGGCGAGATGCAGGCCCTGCTGCGTCAGTGGCAGACCCGGCTTTTACGCATCATCCTGAACCCGGCCATGATCCTGGCTTGGGGTTTCGGTCTGTGGCTGATCCATCTGGACGTCGCCGCGCGCGGTGTGGGCTTTCTCGCCGAACCCTGGATGATCGCCAAGCTGACCGGCGTGGTCCTGCTCAGCGGCTGGCACGGCTTCCTGGCCGCCCAGCGCAGGAAGATCGCCGCCGGCGCGTCGAAATACTCCGGCAAGTTCTGGCGTATGACCAACGAGATCCCGTTCCTGCTGGCCATCGTCATGGTGCTGTCGGTGACGACGGAGTGGACGTTCCGCTGA